A window of Sulfurovum riftiae contains these coding sequences:
- a CDS encoding RNA-binding S4 domain-containing protein, with the protein MRVDKWLSAVNVVKRRTIATDMLKSGVVYVNGMKAKASKDVKVGDKITIEYLKGPKSYEVLQIPTTKTIPKSQKEEYVKEL; encoded by the coding sequence GTGAGAGTAGACAAATGGCTCAGTGCCGTCAATGTGGTCAAACGCCGTACGATCGCTACGGATATGCTCAAGAGCGGTGTTGTTTATGTCAACGGCATGAAAGCAAAAGCGTCCAAGGATGTGAAGGTCGGTGACAAGATCACGATAGAATACCTCAAAGGGCCGAAGTCGTATGAGGTACTTCAGATACCTACGACGAAGACGATCCCCAAGAGTCAGAAAGAGGAGTATGTGAAGGAGTTGTGA
- a CDS encoding NAD-binding protein: MKQLLLSLALFLRKSKRYKETKAYVYELLNGTSNPYKKYLDTFIIFLIVTSVFILVYEVKNPVPIWLDYYDFYFVSFVFFIEYILRLWVHNDISKYIVDEYHDSQFLHREFEIWPVLKHGFKEKLDYMLTPAAIVDLLAIFPAYRPLRVLRIFVLFRVLKLLRYTKSINQFVEVITNKRFELLTLLFLLFFIVMTAGIAIYVLEERINPQITSLFDALYWSLITITTVGYGDIAPETDAGRTISMLVIISGIAMISFATSVIVSAFSERLSELKENRIIEQVNKSRSFLIICGYGQMAKMFFRQKKEKIDNYIILDKNLKRVEQARKDGYQAIVDDASRFETLSKFNVEHANITILCLTGSDVENIYITLNAKSISRKIRVIARVNDINIVSKFEYAGADHLLMPNQVVNTMIRTAITQPTMYKAIHAILTGKSVARIDEIHVHEKHSLVGKSIADLDFKESKLLFIGIEREGEFLFNPPPSEQIESYDILLVMGRQISLDYFREMHMGVG; the protein is encoded by the coding sequence GTGAAACAGTTGCTTTTGTCTCTGGCCCTCTTCCTGCGAAAATCGAAACGCTATAAAGAGACAAAAGCATACGTCTATGAGCTGCTTAATGGTACAAGTAATCCTTACAAGAAGTATCTCGATACCTTCATTATCTTTCTTATTGTCACCTCTGTTTTCATTCTTGTCTATGAGGTAAAGAATCCTGTGCCCATCTGGCTGGACTATTATGATTTCTACTTCGTCTCCTTCGTTTTTTTTATAGAATACATACTGCGTCTCTGGGTGCATAACGATATTTCAAAATACATTGTGGACGAATATCATGATTCGCAGTTCCTGCATCGTGAGTTCGAGATATGGCCGGTACTGAAACACGGATTCAAGGAAAAACTGGACTATATGCTCACCCCTGCAGCGATCGTTGATCTTTTGGCGATCTTCCCTGCATACCGTCCGTTGAGGGTTTTACGTATCTTTGTGCTTTTCAGGGTACTCAAATTGCTGCGTTACACCAAAAGCATCAATCAGTTCGTAGAGGTCATTACCAACAAACGGTTCGAGTTGCTGACACTTCTCTTCCTTCTCTTTTTCATCGTGATGACAGCAGGGATCGCCATCTATGTACTGGAAGAGCGTATCAACCCGCAGATCACTTCGCTGTTCGATGCGCTGTACTGGTCTCTGATCACGATCACTACGGTCGGTTACGGGGATATCGCACCTGAAACGGATGCAGGACGTACGATCTCTATGCTGGTGATCATCTCCGGTATTGCGATGATCTCCTTTGCGACCTCTGTGATCGTTTCGGCATTTTCGGAGAGACTGAGCGAACTCAAAGAGAACCGGATCATCGAGCAGGTCAACAAAAGCCGTTCTTTCCTGATCATCTGCGGTTACGGACAGATGGCGAAGATGTTTTTCCGGCAGAAAAAAGAGAAGATCGATAACTATATTATTCTTGACAAGAATCTCAAACGGGTGGAGCAGGCACGCAAAGACGGTTATCAGGCGATCGTGGATGATGCCAGCCGTTTTGAGACGCTGAGCAAATTCAATGTTGAACATGCCAACATCACCATACTCTGCCTGACAGGAAGTGATGTCGAGAATATCTATATTACCCTCAATGCCAAAAGTATCTCCCGAAAGATCAGAGTGATCGCCAGAGTGAACGATATCAACATCGTCAGCAAATTCGAATATGCAGGGGCGGACCATCTTCTGATGCCCAACCAGGTGGTCAATACGATGATACGTACGGCCATCACACAGCCGACGATGTACAAGGCGATCCATGCCATTCTGACAGGAAAAAGTGTGGCGCGTATCGATGAGATACATGTACATGAGAAACACTCGCTGGTAGGGAAAAGTATAGCTGACCTTGATTTCAAAGAGAGTAAACTGCTTTTTATCGGGATCGAACGTGAAGGAGAATTTCTTTTCAATCCGCCGCCAAGTGAACAGATCGAGAGCTATGATATCCTTCTGGTAATGGGACGGCAGATCAGCCTGGACTATTTTAGAGAAATGCATATGGGGGTTGGCTGA
- a CDS encoding tetrahydrodipicolinate N-succinyltransferase N-terminal domain-containing protein — MAIETVASADAFKTLVVEVTSQEGYREPMAFGIARVDRGQKNAEKVLQANFGLINWKENFGSAAVFIKALEEAKCKVDFSGSEFVATINDNFVSNAMAAFAPYLAEATGDAHKNVQVIKTLAKMEDIGKNFRIVFLFEDGNPESVEAVYLKLYALSLRKAELRKVNLNGAFGILSNVAWVGNTPYELDYLRENEIEMKLNGTYPTVDAVDKFPRFLQHVIPDDNTRILEASKVRMGAQLAAGTTVMPGASYINFNAGTLGPVMVEGRISSSAIVGSGSDVGGGASILGVLSGTDGNPISIGENTLLGANSVTGLPLGDACIVDAGITILAGTKIKIAPEELEKIKAANPDADLDNKTTFKGEELQGLNGIHFRQNSLTGEIIARRSTREVKLNADLH; from the coding sequence ATGGCAATTGAAACAGTAGCATCGGCAGATGCATTTAAAACATTGGTAGTGGAAGTAACCTCTCAGGAGGGGTACAGAGAGCCTATGGCATTCGGTATTGCAAGAGTGGACAGAGGGCAGAAGAATGCGGAGAAAGTACTTCAGGCGAATTTTGGGCTGATCAACTGGAAAGAGAATTTCGGTTCTGCAGCGGTCTTCATCAAAGCGCTCGAAGAGGCGAAGTGCAAGGTTGATTTCTCAGGCTCCGAATTCGTGGCGACCATCAATGACAACTTCGTCAGCAATGCCATGGCAGCCTTCGCTCCCTACCTGGCTGAAGCGACAGGTGATGCACACAAGAATGTCCAGGTGATCAAAACACTGGCAAAGATGGAAGATATCGGCAAGAATTTCAGGATCGTATTTCTCTTTGAAGACGGAAATCCTGAATCGGTTGAAGCGGTCTACCTTAAACTCTATGCACTCTCTTTGAGAAAAGCAGAGCTTAGAAAAGTGAACCTGAACGGTGCCTTCGGGATCCTCAGTAACGTAGCATGGGTAGGGAATACACCGTACGAACTTGACTACCTCAGAGAGAACGAGATCGAGATGAAGCTTAACGGGACATACCCGACAGTGGATGCTGTGGACAAGTTCCCGAGATTCCTTCAGCATGTGATCCCTGATGACAATACACGTATCCTTGAAGCCTCCAAAGTAAGAATGGGTGCACAGCTTGCGGCCGGTACGACAGTCATGCCTGGTGCCTCCTACATCAACTTCAATGCGGGTACACTCGGTCCTGTGATGGTCGAGGGACGTATCTCCTCTTCTGCGATCGTCGGAAGCGGTTCTGATGTCGGCGGGGGTGCGAGTATCTTGGGTGTACTTTCCGGAACGGACGGCAATCCTATCAGCATCGGTGAGAATACACTGCTTGGTGCGAACTCTGTCACGGGACTTCCTCTTGGAGATGCCTGTATCGTGGATGCGGGGATTACCATTCTGGCAGGAACAAAGATCAAGATCGCTCCAGAGGAGCTTGAAAAGATCAAAGCGGCGAATCCGGATGCGGACCTTGACAACAAAACGACCTTCAAAGGGGAAGAGCTTCAGGGGCTTAACGGTATCCACTTCAGACAGAATTCACTTACAGGCGAGATCATTGCGCGCAGAAGTACAAGAGAAGTGAAGCTTAATGCAGACCTGCATTAA
- a CDS encoding F0F1 ATP synthase subunit A — MEGVFTYLGAIFGHGQMMFVAHLILVAIIVLAIAKMATKSFRAVPNGTQNVMEAYLGGVIAMGKDVIGEDLARKYLPLVAAVGMFIFVSNVIGIIPGFESPTSNINITLPLALLVFFYYNYEGIRKNGVVHYFAHFAGPVKALAPLMFPIEIVSHLSRIISLSFRLFGNIKGDDLFLWVLLMLVPFIAPLPAYLLLTFSALLQTFVFMILIYVYLAGAVAIDEEHEKAPNPAVDTMGAV, encoded by the coding sequence ATGGAAGGTGTATTTACTTACCTTGGCGCTATTTTCGGTCACGGACAGATGATGTTCGTCGCTCACCTGATTCTCGTAGCGATCATTGTTCTGGCTATTGCAAAAATGGCTACAAAAAGCTTTAGAGCTGTACCGAACGGTACACAGAATGTAATGGAAGCATACCTTGGCGGTGTTATCGCTATGGGTAAAGATGTTATCGGTGAAGATCTTGCAAGAAAGTATCTTCCGCTTGTTGCGGCAGTGGGTATGTTCATTTTTGTTTCAAACGTTATCGGTATCATCCCGGGGTTTGAATCACCAACGTCGAACATCAACATCACTTTGCCTCTGGCATTGCTGGTATTCTTCTACTACAACTACGAAGGTATCAGAAAGAACGGCGTGGTACATTACTTCGCACACTTCGCCGGTCCGGTAAAAGCGTTGGCACCGTTGATGTTCCCTATCGAGATCGTATCTCACCTTTCAAGGATCATCTCGCTTTCATTCAGACTTTTCGGTAACATCAAGGGTGATGACCTTTTCTTATGGGTCCTTTTGATGCTGGTTCCTTTCATCGCTCCGCTTCCTGCATACCTGCTGCTTACATTCTCGGCACTTCTGCAGACATTCGTTTTCATGATCCTTATCTACGTGTACCTTGCAGGTGCCGTAGCGATCGACGAAGAGCATGAAAAAGCACCGAACCCGGCTGTAGATACAATGGGTGCAGTGTAA
- the lptB gene encoding LPS export ABC transporter ATP-binding protein produces the protein MHTLEARNLAKTIKKTKIVHDISLKVKSKEIVGLLGPNGAGKTTSFYMVCGLTGATEGQVFLDGEELTHLPLSKRAQMGIGYLPQESSIFKDLTVEENLLIAAEALDLPKETVQPRIEKLLEIFNIEPIRSRIGIRLSGGERRRVEIARALVGEPKFLLLDEPFAGVDPIAVLDIQNIIRQLVELDMGILITDHNVRETLGICDRAYVMRSGEMLASGTSEEIANDENVRKHYLGEHFTF, from the coding sequence ATGCATACACTGGAAGCCAGAAACCTTGCCAAGACCATTAAAAAGACCAAGATCGTACACGATATCTCTCTGAAAGTGAAAAGCAAAGAGATCGTCGGGCTTCTGGGACCGAACGGTGCGGGAAAGACCACCTCTTTCTATATGGTCTGCGGCCTGACAGGTGCTACAGAAGGGCAGGTCTTTCTTGATGGTGAAGAGTTGACACACCTGCCTTTGAGTAAACGTGCGCAGATGGGGATAGGCTACCTTCCTCAGGAATCAAGTATTTTCAAAGACCTGACGGTCGAAGAGAACCTGCTGATCGCAGCAGAAGCACTTGACCTTCCCAAAGAGACCGTACAGCCGCGTATCGAGAAACTTTTGGAGATCTTTAATATAGAACCCATCCGTTCACGTATCGGGATCCGTCTGAGCGGAGGAGAAAGAAGAAGGGTGGAGATCGCCAGGGCACTGGTGGGAGAGCCCAAATTCCTGCTGCTGGATGAACCGTTCGCAGGTGTCGACCCCATTGCCGTGCTTGACATACAGAACATCATCCGTCAGCTGGTCGAACTTGATATGGGCATACTCATCACCGACCACAATGTGCGTGAAACCCTGGGGATCTGTGACAGGGCTTACGTAATGCGCAGTGGTGAGATGCTGGCTTCGGGTACCAGTGAAGAGATCGCCAATGATGAGAATGTGAGGAAACATTATCTCGGAGAGCACTTTACGTTTTAA
- a CDS encoding TIGR02757 family protein encodes MKLSEVKALLDAEVEKRNDISELSYDRPDPLLVASRYRDESIALICALFGYGNARQIVKFLDSLDFSLLEASEETIRAALKRHYYRFQKPDDVTALFIALKRLREHDSIENIFYTGYRKEENILEGLWFFIETLKSIYPHDTQGYGFLVGKVPKINGSSTYKRYMMYLRWMVRSDNLDMDLWSKIDKKDLLMPLDTHTFQISRKLGLLKRKSYDMKAVLELTERFKQWNSEDPIKYDFALYRLGQEKQIQL; translated from the coding sequence TTGAAACTTTCTGAAGTCAAAGCCCTTCTCGATGCGGAAGTGGAAAAACGCAATGACATCAGTGAACTCTCCTATGACAGGCCCGACCCGCTGCTTGTCGCTTCCAGATACCGGGATGAATCCATTGCCCTTATCTGTGCCCTTTTTGGATACGGGAATGCCCGGCAGATCGTAAAATTCCTTGACTCTCTGGATTTCTCTCTGCTGGAAGCTTCAGAAGAGACGATACGTGCAGCGTTGAAACGACACTATTACCGTTTTCAGAAGCCTGACGATGTGACAGCCCTATTTATTGCACTCAAACGGCTTCGGGAGCATGACAGCATAGAAAATATCTTTTATACGGGCTACAGGAAAGAGGAGAATATACTCGAAGGCCTGTGGTTTTTCATCGAGACGCTCAAAAGCATCTATCCTCATGATACACAGGGGTATGGATTTCTAGTCGGGAAGGTACCGAAAATAAACGGTTCTAGTACCTACAAACGCTATATGATGTACCTGCGCTGGATGGTGCGCAGTGACAATCTCGATATGGACCTGTGGTCCAAGATAGATAAAAAGGATCTGCTGATGCCTCTGGATACCCATACTTTCCAGATATCCCGAAAACTGGGACTTCTGAAGCGTAAAAGTTATGACATGAAAGCCGTTCTGGAACTGACGGAACGTTTCAAACAATGGAACAGTGAAGATCCGATCAAATATGATTTTGCGCTTTATCGTCTCGGGCAGGAGAAACAGATTCAGTTATAA
- the trpD gene encoding anthranilate phosphoribosyltransferase yields the protein MGMKEQFERLFSNEMEEAEARQFLIDLYEKGESGSDIAAAASVMREHSVKLPLSDELREKAIDIVGTGGDKSGSFNISTTVSLLLASLGSVVAKHGNRSITSNSGSADVLEALGINLDLSVENQIKMLEETGFCFIFAMNHHPAMKHIMPIRKSIDHRTIFNILGPLTNPAGARKYLLGVFDPAYIKRMAEALLELDTKRAYVVSSHDGMDEISLACNSSFAYVEDNRISEGEINPQAFGFKQAPKEAILGGDALFNAQITRDIFSGVETGAKRDIVLLNAAFALFVDGNVRDMQEAIAMATEGIESGKASAHLEKMAEVSQKLA from the coding sequence ATGGGTATGAAAGAACAGTTTGAGAGACTCTTTAGTAATGAGATGGAAGAGGCGGAGGCGCGTCAGTTTCTCATAGACCTTTATGAAAAAGGGGAGAGCGGTTCGGATATTGCTGCTGCAGCTTCGGTGATGCGTGAACATTCGGTCAAGCTGCCTCTCTCTGATGAATTGAGAGAAAAAGCGATCGACATTGTCGGTACGGGTGGAGACAAGAGCGGTTCGTTCAATATTTCTACGACGGTCTCACTTCTTCTTGCCTCGCTTGGTTCCGTTGTTGCAAAACATGGCAACCGTTCCATTACTTCCAATTCCGGTTCTGCCGATGTGCTCGAAGCATTGGGGATCAACCTGGACCTCTCTGTGGAAAACCAGATCAAGATGCTTGAAGAGACGGGGTTCTGTTTCATCTTTGCAATGAACCACCACCCTGCGATGAAACACATTATGCCGATACGAAAGTCCATTGATCACAGAACGATATTCAACATTCTGGGGCCGTTGACCAATCCGGCAGGTGCAAGAAAGTATCTTCTGGGGGTCTTCGATCCTGCCTATATCAAGCGGATGGCGGAAGCCTTGCTGGAGCTCGATACCAAAAGAGCCTATGTGGTCAGCAGCCATGACGGTATGGATGAGATCTCTCTGGCATGCAACAGCTCTTTTGCCTATGTGGAAGACAACCGCATTTCCGAAGGTGAGATCAACCCGCAGGCCTTCGGTTTCAAACAGGCACCCAAAGAGGCGATACTCGGCGGTGATGCTCTGTTCAATGCCCAGATCACAAGAGATATCTTCAGCGGAGTCGAAACAGGTGCCAAAAGAGACATCGTCCTGCTGAATGCAGCATTTGCACTCTTTGTTGACGGCAATGTAAGAGATATGCAGGAAGCGATCGCTATGGCCACAGAGGGGATCGAAAGCGGTAAAGCATCGGCGCATCTGGAAAAGATGGCGGAAGTATCGCAGAAGTTAGCGTAG
- a CDS encoding NAD(P)H-dependent glycerol-3-phosphate dehydrogenase: MKMAVIGAGKWGQALYHAFSQDNDVVIYSRTPREIEHFVSLDEALEREYLVMAIPAQFVRKWMEEHFEDRGQKILVAAKGIETSTGAFLNEIYTQFVPEDRLAYISGPSFATEVQQSLPTALMISSTNLALAETFSAHLPSYIKGYVDDDVVGAEVSGAYKNVIAIASGVCDGLGLGNNARAALISRGLVEMARFGSTFGARTETFLSLGGAGDLFLTASSKLSRNYRVGLGLAEGKDMETILEELGEVAEGVPTARALHKIAQEKKIYLPIAEEVYAMIEEGKDPHESVHDLLG; this comes from the coding sequence ATGAAAATGGCAGTTATAGGTGCAGGGAAATGGGGTCAGGCATTGTATCATGCTTTTAGTCAGGACAATGATGTGGTCATTTATTCGCGCACGCCACGTGAGATAGAGCATTTTGTCTCTCTGGATGAAGCACTCGAAAGAGAGTATCTTGTCATGGCGATCCCGGCGCAGTTCGTACGAAAGTGGATGGAGGAGCACTTTGAGGACAGAGGCCAGAAGATACTGGTCGCTGCCAAAGGGATAGAGACATCCACCGGTGCATTTCTCAATGAGATCTATACCCAGTTCGTACCTGAAGACCGGCTGGCATATATTTCCGGTCCGTCTTTTGCCACGGAAGTACAGCAGTCACTTCCTACAGCACTGATGATCTCTTCTACCAACCTTGCATTGGCAGAGACCTTTTCGGCCCATCTTCCTTCCTATATCAAAGGATATGTGGATGATGATGTGGTGGGTGCGGAAGTTTCAGGTGCCTATAAAAATGTCATTGCCATTGCCAGCGGTGTCTGTGACGGACTGGGCCTGGGGAACAATGCCAGAGCAGCATTGATCTCGCGCGGATTGGTAGAGATGGCACGCTTTGGAAGCACTTTCGGTGCAAGAACAGAGACCTTTCTTTCTCTTGGCGGTGCGGGTGACCTTTTTCTTACGGCAAGTTCCAAACTCTCCCGAAACTACAGGGTAGGACTGGGACTGGCAGAGGGAAAAGATATGGAGACCATACTTGAAGAACTTGGAGAGGTGGCAGAAGGTGTTCCCACAGCCAGAGCACTTCATAAGATCGCACAGGAAAAGAAGATATACCTTCCTATCGCAGAAGAGGTCTATGCCATGATCGAAGAGGGAAAAGACCCGCATGAAAGTGTACACGACCTTTTGGGATAG
- a CDS encoding potassium channel family protein — MSERSILLFGYGSHGRYIAKGLHDDGFKLKIVESNHSYYLQAREDGYIDVEHIDVTNDKILQALNPQHFEQLVCVMEDEHLNVFLTLSLRSLFKESYILSISDSIHTTKKLKMAGADKVIDLYEVSANKIYNILNRPVSTKILEGIVVDRDGITFREMLIPEGSFLQDAMTDDLDFAPYGVLLIGMIDEELGHTFVFITTGINHKLDAGDTLVCIGPKEKLDAFEEEIKKEKSSL; from the coding sequence ATGTCGGAAAGATCGATACTGCTGTTCGGTTACGGAAGCCATGGAAGATATATCGCCAAAGGCCTGCATGATGACGGATTCAAATTGAAGATCGTGGAATCCAACCACAGCTATTATCTGCAGGCAAGAGAGGACGGCTACATCGATGTGGAGCATATTGATGTTACCAACGACAAGATACTTCAGGCACTGAACCCGCAGCATTTCGAACAGCTTGTCTGTGTGATGGAAGATGAGCATCTCAACGTGTTCCTTACGCTCTCTTTGAGGTCACTTTTCAAAGAGAGTTATATCCTCTCTATCTCCGACTCTATCCATACGACCAAAAAGCTTAAAATGGCCGGTGCGGACAAGGTGATCGATCTGTATGAAGTAAGTGCCAACAAGATCTACAATATTCTTAACAGGCCTGTATCGACAAAGATCCTCGAGGGGATCGTTGTTGACAGGGATGGTATTACTTTTCGTGAAATGCTCATTCCCGAGGGCTCTTTTCTGCAGGATGCCATGACCGATGATCTGGATTTCGCTCCGTACGGTGTTTTGCTGATCGGTATGATCGATGAGGAACTTGGACATACATTTGTCTTTATTACTACAGGGATAAACCATAAGCTTGATGCCGGCGATACGCTGGTATGTATCGGGCCGAAAGAGAAGCTTGATGCCTTCGAGGAAGAGATTAAAAAGGAGAAAAGTTCACTATGA
- the tsaE gene encoding tRNA (adenosine(37)-N6)-threonylcarbamoyltransferase complex ATPase subunit type 1 TsaE — translation MKKEIIASLPELDKVVSYLDEVLPENTVVFLRGDLAAGKTTLTQAIAKAKGIEGEVTSPTFSLQQCYGADNGTALCHYDLYRLDHEEFMQMGLFEEFEKPGWHMVEWGSDALKTFLEGVGYNVVLIEIEPYEDKRKYTIESS, via the coding sequence ATGAAAAAAGAGATCATTGCCTCATTGCCGGAACTGGACAAGGTCGTTTCCTACCTCGATGAGGTATTGCCTGAAAATACCGTTGTCTTTCTTCGGGGAGACCTGGCAGCAGGTAAAACAACACTGACACAGGCCATTGCCAAGGCCAAAGGGATCGAGGGGGAAGTGACCTCGCCGACCTTCTCGCTTCAGCAGTGCTACGGCGCAGATAACGGTACAGCTTTATGCCACTATGACCTTTACCGTCTGGATCATGAGGAGTTCATGCAGATGGGACTCTTCGAAGAGTTCGAGAAGCCGGGCTGGCATATGGTGGAGTGGGGCAGTGATGCACTTAAAACCTTTTTAGAGGGTGTAGGGTATAATGTAGTCCTGATCGAGATCGAACCTTATGAAGACAAACGAAAATATACCATAGAGAGTAGTTGA
- the gatB gene encoding Asp-tRNA(Asn)/Glu-tRNA(Gln) amidotransferase subunit GatB, which translates to MFETVIGLEVHVQLNTKTKLFCACPTSFAEHQNKNTCPTCLALPGALPVVNKEAAIKAMRFGYAVNADVNHTSTFDRKSYFYPDSPSAYQITQLSKAIVQNGELFIDLKDGTKKRIGITQAHLEADAGKNMHEGDHSKVDLNRAGTPLMEIVSDPDMRSSDEAVEYLKKLHATVRYLGISDANMQEGSFRCDVNVSIRPKGQEAFGTRVEIKNINSFRFVADAIAYEVQRQIEAYEDGVYEQEVHQETRLWDVDRNETRSMRGKEEAADYRYFPDPDLRPLIVTQEMIDEALVMPELPDAKVKRYVDEMGIKHGDALVITAKKELAYYFEEMIAQGAVAKTAVTWLTSELLGRLNKAGLEIENSPVSAKTLGELVAKIADDTVSGKGAKEVLDFMMENESRDVSAIIDDLGLAQVSDDGAILAIIDEILANNQDKVEEYKSGKDKLFGFFVGQTMKASKGSANPGKVNELLKQRLNS; encoded by the coding sequence ATGTTTGAAACCGTTATCGGTCTTGAAGTCCACGTGCAGCTCAACACAAAAACCAAACTTTTCTGCGCCTGTCCCACCTCTTTTGCAGAGCATCAGAACAAAAACACCTGTCCCACCTGTCTGGCACTGCCGGGAGCCCTTCCTGTAGTGAATAAAGAGGCCGCCATCAAAGCGATGCGTTTCGGGTATGCGGTCAATGCCGATGTGAACCATACTTCCACGTTTGACAGAAAGTCCTACTTCTACCCTGACAGCCCTTCTGCATACCAGATCACACAGCTGAGCAAAGCGATCGTGCAGAACGGTGAGCTTTTTATCGATCTCAAAGACGGTACAAAGAAGCGTATCGGTATCACTCAGGCACACCTTGAAGCGGATGCGGGCAAGAACATGCATGAGGGTGACCACTCCAAAGTGGATCTGAACCGTGCAGGGACACCGCTGATGGAGATCGTCTCTGACCCGGATATGCGTTCTTCTGACGAAGCAGTGGAGTATTTGAAAAAACTGCACGCCACGGTACGCTACCTTGGTATCTCCGATGCGAATATGCAGGAGGGGTCGTTCCGATGTGATGTGAACGTATCCATCCGTCCAAAAGGACAGGAGGCATTCGGTACCAGAGTGGAGATAAAGAACATCAACTCTTTCCGTTTTGTGGCTGATGCGATCGCGTATGAGGTACAACGTCAGATCGAAGCCTATGAAGACGGTGTCTATGAGCAGGAAGTACATCAGGAGACCAGACTTTGGGATGTAGATAGGAATGAGACACGTTCGATGAGGGGGAAAGAGGAAGCGGCAGACTACCGTTATTTCCCGGACCCCGATCTTCGTCCTCTCATCGTGACGCAGGAGATGATCGATGAGGCACTGGTCATGCCTGAACTGCCTGATGCCAAAGTAAAACGGTATGTGGATGAGATGGGTATCAAGCATGGTGATGCGCTGGTCATTACGGCCAAAAAAGAGTTGGCATATTACTTCGAAGAGATGATCGCACAGGGGGCAGTGGCCAAAACAGCTGTGACATGGCTCACCTCTGAACTGCTTGGCCGCCTGAACAAAGCCGGACTCGAGATAGAGAATTCACCGGTGAGTGCCAAAACACTCGGTGAACTTGTCGCAAAGATCGCAGACGATACGGTTTCGGGGAAAGGTGCCAAAGAGGTGCTTGACTTCATGATGGAGAATGAGAGCCGTGATGTCTCTGCCATCATCGATGATCTTGGTCTGGCACAGGTCAGTGATGATGGTGCTATTTTGGCGATCATCGATGAGATCCTGGCGAACAATCAGGACAAGGTAGAAGAATACAAGAGCGGTAAAGACAAACTCTTCGGTTTCTTTGTCGGACAGACGATGAAGGCGAGTAAAGGGTCTGCCAATCCGGGTAAGGTGAACGAGTTGTTGAAGCAGCGGCTGAACTCATAA